From Spirochaeta isovalerica, one genomic window encodes:
- a CDS encoding histidine phosphatase family protein — translation MKKLLLIRHGESEANRNRILASRLPYPLTDAGRNDARLIAEELKSRTTPDRIISSPLVRALETAKEFAAVFNLPVSEDERIAEQDLGIYSGMNYDEVKREEHYEPDPLKRWDWVPAGGGESYSMIADRLLSFFRELEGDEKDETLLIVTHAVAFRIIRAILKNTLPLYEAPFPNNGEIWRVDFKRIGDCHNIDSIFLGDSRSFVHNP, via the coding sequence ATGAAAAAACTCCTGCTGATCCGCCACGGGGAAAGCGAAGCGAACAGAAACCGGATACTGGCGAGCCGCCTCCCCTACCCCCTGACTGATGCGGGAAGAAACGACGCCCGGCTGATTGCAGAAGAACTGAAAAGCAGAACCACACCGGACCGCATCATATCCTCCCCACTCGTACGGGCTCTCGAAACGGCGAAGGAATTCGCCGCAGTCTTCAATCTGCCGGTTAGCGAGGATGAGAGAATCGCCGAGCAGGATCTGGGCATATATTCCGGTATGAACTACGATGAAGTGAAGAGGGAAGAACATTATGAACCGGATCCCCTGAAAAGATGGGACTGGGTTCCCGCGGGCGGCGGAGAGTCCTATTCGATGATAGCCGATAGACTTCTCTCGTTTTTCCGGGAACTGGAAGGGGATGAAAAGGATGAAACTCTTCTCATTGTAACCCATGCTGTGGCTTTCCGTATTATCCGGGCCATACTGAAAAATACCCTCCCACTCTACGAGGCTCCCTTTCCCAACAACGGGGAAATCTGGAGAGTGGATTTTAAGAGGATAGGAGACTGTCACAACATCGATTCAATCTTTCTTGGCGACAGCCGGTCTTTCGTTCACAACCCCTGA
- a CDS encoding Hsp70 family protein, whose amino-acid sequence MTELGIGIDFGTSNTTVAVFDGRQITYLKLDNRSGKGIIMPTALYLDREGSPSVGAEALVRCLEDNTGRKIVLSQKDVGSVTVHMGEMDRDYFIERDRTFTTIVQGKIDSELPGRLFRSMKSYLGDSGDHRFDVFGRKFRLEAILTIILRHIGGEIENQTKNIVKKIAVGRPVLYSGSTGDATSLALERMKTICANAGLGDVSFLMEPEAAALSYLHSHESAEGENILVVDFGGGTLDLCIMTRENKRYSLKAVAGVPRAGDNIDRLIYRHKIFPFLGDGLGNAEDFHFSEFEENLLNWQSTYLLNQSRFMEKINNLIKSGGQNGEKGKRLKKLIRLNGSFQLIELIEEAKIALSTVEMTSIIMEEIDLSVEFSRTDFKDILEPVFKDITAVVAEVLDKAGLDKRDLSRVLCTGGSSRIPAVRQHLAELLGQEPEEWDSFRGIAAGLAVASYQGL is encoded by the coding sequence ATGACAGAGCTGGGGATTGGGATCGACTTCGGAACGTCCAATACGACGGTAGCGGTCTTCGACGGCAGACAAATCACATATCTGAAGCTGGACAATAGAAGCGGTAAAGGAATCATAATGCCCACAGCCCTCTATCTGGACCGGGAAGGATCTCCTTCTGTCGGAGCAGAGGCTCTGGTCCGCTGTCTTGAAGACAATACGGGGCGGAAAATCGTGCTTTCCCAGAAGGACGTGGGGTCCGTAACGGTTCATATGGGTGAAATGGATCGGGATTATTTCATTGAGCGGGACCGGACTTTTACCACTATAGTTCAAGGGAAGATCGATTCGGAGTTGCCTGGACGGCTTTTCAGGTCCATGAAAAGTTACCTCGGTGACAGCGGAGATCACCGCTTCGACGTTTTCGGCAGAAAGTTCCGCCTTGAAGCCATTTTGACGATCATACTCAGACACATAGGCGGAGAGATAGAAAATCAAACAAAGAACATTGTGAAAAAGATCGCGGTCGGCCGTCCGGTTCTGTACAGCGGGTCAACGGGGGATGCGACATCCCTGGCGCTGGAGAGAATGAAAACTATCTGCGCCAATGCCGGACTGGGGGATGTCTCTTTTCTGATGGAACCGGAAGCCGCCGCCTTAAGCTATCTCCACAGTCATGAATCGGCGGAAGGCGAAAACATTCTCGTCGTCGACTTCGGAGGAGGAACTCTCGACCTCTGTATTATGACGAGGGAAAATAAACGCTACAGCTTAAAGGCCGTTGCCGGTGTGCCGCGGGCGGGTGACAACATCGACCGTCTGATTTACCGCCATAAAATCTTCCCTTTTCTGGGGGATGGTCTCGGGAATGCAGAGGATTTTCACTTCTCCGAGTTTGAAGAAAACCTTCTCAACTGGCAGAGCACATACCTGCTCAACCAGTCCCGCTTTATGGAAAAGATCAACAATCTGATAAAAAGCGGCGGTCAGAATGGTGAAAAAGGGAAACGTCTGAAAAAACTGATCCGCCTCAACGGGTCTTTTCAGCTCATAGAGCTTATTGAAGAAGCAAAAATCGCGCTCTCTACTGTGGAGATGACTTCCATTATTATGGAGGAGATAGATCTTTCAGTTGAATTTTCCCGGACCGATTTTAAGGATATCCTTGAACCTGTATTCAAAGACATCACGGCAGTTGTCGCCGAAGTTCTGGACAAAGCGGGGCTTGATAAAAGGGATTTGAGCCGGGTCCTCTGCACCGGGGGGTCATCGAGGATTCCCGCCGTCAGGCAGCACCTTGCTGAACTTCTCGGACAGGAGCCGGAGGAATGGGATTCCTTCAGGGGGATCGCCGCCGGTCTGGCCGTGGCATCCTATCAGGGGTTGTGA
- a CDS encoding carbohydrate ABC transporter permease produces the protein MSSLSRLSQKGVGGNSRRAGRITLEAITIFLFILFMVPFVMVVLNSAKTSKEIIYNAIAWPESWGQLWTNISLIFNNRTVDYLGAFVDSFLITFLSLLVIVVFSAMAAWVLVRNHRDWAVWIFMIFVAAMVIPFQVLMYPLVRWMRVLGDFLNFKLLGTIPGMVFAYLGFGSSLSIFIFHGFIKNIPYELEEAATIDGCTQQRIFFQIVFPLLKPIMVTVLILNGIWIWNDYLLPVLVLGSNGAVQTIPIAVTAFAGAYLKQWDLILTSTLLAILPVIVLYLFAQRYIIKGMVEGAIK, from the coding sequence ATGAGTAGTTTAAGTCGATTGAGTCAAAAAGGCGTCGGTGGGAATTCCCGCAGAGCCGGTAGAATTACTCTGGAAGCCATAACCATTTTTCTGTTTATTCTCTTTATGGTTCCCTTTGTCATGGTCGTTCTGAATTCAGCCAAAACATCAAAAGAGATAATCTACAACGCTATTGCCTGGCCTGAAAGCTGGGGTCAGCTCTGGACAAATATCTCATTGATTTTCAACAACAGGACAGTGGACTATCTGGGAGCCTTTGTCGACAGTTTTCTGATCACATTCCTCTCCCTCCTGGTTATTGTTGTTTTTTCGGCCATGGCTGCCTGGGTTCTGGTCCGGAATCACAGAGACTGGGCTGTCTGGATCTTTATGATCTTCGTTGCCGCCATGGTTATTCCCTTCCAGGTTCTTATGTATCCTCTGGTTCGCTGGATGAGGGTTCTGGGAGATTTCCTCAATTTCAAATTGCTGGGAACCATACCGGGTATGGTTTTCGCTTATCTGGGATTCGGGTCTTCCCTTTCCATTTTTATTTTCCATGGATTTATCAAGAATATTCCCTATGAGCTGGAGGAGGCCGCAACTATTGACGGTTGTACCCAGCAGAGAATCTTTTTTCAGATCGTCTTTCCTCTTCTCAAGCCGATTATGGTAACGGTTTTGATTCTGAACGGAATCTGGATCTGGAATGACTATCTGCTTCCGGTCCTCGTTTTGGGATCGAACGGAGCGGTTCAGACTATTCCCATCGCGGTAACGGCTTTTGCCGGAGCCTACCTGAAACAATGGGACCTGATTCTGACATCGACCCTGCTGGCCATTTTACCCGTTATCGTTCTCTATCTTTTTGCTCAGAGATACATCATAAAGGGGATGGTTGAAGGAGCTATTAAGTAG
- a CDS encoding MFS transporter, giving the protein MIVDTSKLPWLRGMSHNGRVVTMTEPFWSIPFNMFTVYAVLYMMELGLTERQIGLTQTVLVGTQILSSLISGSLTDRLGRKKTTVIFDMISWMVACLVWATSRSIVGFLIAAVLNGINKVVYVSFTCMVTEDATSSQRLRNYSGLHFMVLTGGFFAPLAGLIVADKGIIGGTRLIYLGSAVIMGLMFLVRNILWTEPVFEKEEKHTGMLRGLSESLSYFLADRQRIITFVLQAVVQFFYIFKPLFYFAYLKDVAGLKSGFISIVPMVISLITMIVLLGIMPRVKNRQRKTMLTTGFLAGSLSLLLLLLSPGHHWSLLLFSVLLDGMSAALIRPLLDSLWADHLDNRKRTRQLAAGNLLFGLLSIPAGSIAAEMYSLSPYLPFGTAGAILLLSGALSLTLRRHE; this is encoded by the coding sequence ATGATAGTAGACACATCGAAGCTTCCCTGGCTGCGCGGAATGAGCCACAACGGCCGCGTCGTAACCATGACCGAGCCATTCTGGTCCATACCTTTTAATATGTTCACGGTCTATGCCGTCCTTTACATGATGGAACTGGGTTTGACAGAGAGACAGATCGGCCTGACCCAGACAGTTCTCGTTGGCACTCAGATACTATCATCTCTGATTTCGGGGAGCCTGACAGACCGTCTCGGCAGAAAAAAAACAACTGTGATTTTTGATATGATCTCATGGATGGTGGCCTGCCTGGTTTGGGCCACGAGCCGCAGCATCGTCGGGTTTCTCATAGCCGCAGTTCTAAACGGCATCAATAAAGTGGTATATGTCTCCTTCACCTGCATGGTGACAGAAGATGCCACGTCCTCCCAGAGACTGCGAAATTATTCGGGGCTTCACTTTATGGTATTGACCGGTGGCTTTTTCGCTCCACTCGCGGGACTCATAGTCGCCGATAAAGGGATCATCGGCGGCACCAGACTGATTTATCTCGGATCGGCTGTCATAATGGGGCTGATGTTTCTGGTGCGGAATATTCTGTGGACGGAACCGGTTTTCGAAAAAGAGGAAAAGCACACAGGCATGTTAAGGGGATTGAGTGAGTCCCTTTCCTATTTTCTCGCCGACCGGCAGCGGATCATAACATTTGTTCTCCAGGCGGTGGTGCAATTTTTTTATATCTTTAAACCGCTTTTCTATTTTGCCTATCTGAAAGATGTGGCGGGACTGAAATCGGGATTTATTTCCATCGTTCCCATGGTTATTTCCCTTATCACTATGATCGTACTTCTGGGTATTATGCCGAGAGTGAAAAACAGACAGAGAAAGACCATGCTGACAACCGGTTTTCTCGCCGGGAGCCTGTCGCTCCTCCTGCTTCTCCTCTCTCCCGGTCATCACTGGAGCCTGCTGCTTTTCTCCGTTCTTCTCGACGGAATGAGTGCGGCCCTCATACGTCCGCTTCTCGACAGCCTCTGGGCCGATCATCTCGATAACAGAAAAAGGACCAGACAGCTGGCGGCCGGGAATCTACTCTTCGGGCTCCTTTCCATACCGGCGGGAAGCATAGCCGCGGAAATGTACAGCCTCTCCCCCTACCTCCCTTTCGGGACGGCCGGAGCGATTCTCCTGCTCTCCGGCGCTTTGAGCCTGACTCTCAGGAGGCATGAATAA
- the pgmB gene encoding beta-phosphoglucomutase: protein MGERILGIIFDLDGVITDTAEFHYKAWQWLADREGLSFDRTVNEQLRGVSRRKSLEIILKGSNMEEERILRCMDDKNAYYQTLLEGISRQDILPGVEDLLKGIRRRGWKISLASASRNARFILEKLELISFFDGLSDGYSVVRPKPAPDVFIHAAGQLGLPVTQCIVVEDAEAGVKAALEGGMKTVGIGPENRVGAAHIRYDEPGLIALDDLQSLIPG from the coding sequence TTGGGTGAGAGAATACTGGGGATCATATTTGATCTCGATGGTGTCATTACCGATACGGCTGAATTTCATTACAAAGCCTGGCAGTGGCTTGCGGATAGAGAGGGACTCAGTTTTGACAGAACGGTAAATGAGCAGCTCAGAGGCGTTTCAAGGCGCAAATCCTTAGAAATCATTCTTAAGGGATCAAATATGGAGGAGGAGAGAATCCTCCGGTGCATGGATGATAAGAATGCATACTATCAGACATTGCTGGAAGGGATTTCCCGCCAGGACATTCTTCCCGGGGTCGAAGATCTGCTGAAAGGCATCCGCCGGAGGGGGTGGAAGATTTCCCTTGCGTCAGCCAGCCGCAATGCCCGTTTCATTCTGGAAAAACTGGAACTCATTTCCTTTTTTGACGGGTTGAGCGACGGGTATTCAGTGGTTCGTCCGAAACCGGCTCCCGACGTTTTCATTCATGCCGCCGGACAGCTGGGGCTTCCGGTAACGCAGTGTATTGTTGTTGAGGATGCGGAAGCCGGTGTGAAAGCGGCCCTGGAAGGGGGAATGAAAACTGTGGGGATCGGGCCGGAAAACCGCGTCGGCGCAGCTCATATCCGTTATGACGAACCGGGGCTGATAGCCCTTGATGATTTGCAATCCCTGATTCCTGGCTGA
- a CDS encoding carbohydrate ABC transporter permease yields MNNKRLVNILFLFPTVFAFVMIIVVPFFFGLYYSLTDWNGVSPNINFIGFKHYMNLFTLPDFLHSFVITIAFTAINVILVNIVSFSLSLIVTSNLKLRNFYRAGFFVPYLIGGIVLGYIWQFLFNNIFLAIGDSLSIGFLQASFLSKPDTVIWAMSVVNTWQYSGYLMLIYVASIQSIPASLMEAAQVDGAPYLKRVIHILIPMMANAFTISLFLTLTNSFKLFDMNFTLTNGGPATRFLGTPVKASQMFAMNIVDTAQANKMAEAQAKAVVLFLTLVIVALIQVTINKRKEVEM; encoded by the coding sequence ATGAACAATAAACGATTAGTCAATATCCTATTTCTCTTTCCCACGGTTTTTGCATTTGTCATGATTATCGTGGTTCCGTTTTTTTTCGGGCTGTATTATTCTCTGACCGATTGGAACGGAGTCAGCCCCAATATCAATTTCATTGGATTCAAGCATTATATGAATCTGTTTACCTTACCTGATTTTCTGCACTCATTTGTCATTACTATAGCTTTTACCGCCATAAACGTCATTCTGGTAAATATAGTCAGTTTCTCATTATCTCTTATTGTCACAAGTAACCTCAAGCTCCGGAATTTTTACCGGGCCGGTTTTTTCGTACCCTACCTGATCGGCGGGATCGTACTCGGTTACATCTGGCAGTTCCTTTTCAACAATATTTTCCTCGCTATCGGAGACAGTCTTTCCATTGGCTTTCTGCAGGCTTCTTTCCTCAGCAAGCCCGATACGGTTATCTGGGCCATGTCCGTTGTCAACACCTGGCAGTATTCCGGATATCTCATGCTCATTTATGTGGCGTCAATTCAGAGCATACCCGCTTCATTGATGGAAGCCGCTCAGGTTGACGGCGCGCCATATCTTAAAAGAGTGATCCATATTCTCATTCCCATGATGGCTAACGCATTCACCATTTCGCTCTTTTTGACCCTGACCAATTCCTTCAAGCTTTTTGATATGAACTTCACTCTGACCAACGGAGGGCCGGCTACGCGCTTTCTGGGCACTCCGGTCAAAGCCAGTCAGATGTTTGCTATGAATATTGTCGATACGGCCCAGGCGAATAAGATGGCGGAAGCTCAGGCTAAAGCTGTCGTGCTCTTTCTCACCCTGGTCATAGTGGCGTTAATACAGGTTACTATAAACAAGAGAAAAGAGGTGGAAATGTAA